acTTCTCTCTCTTGTTGGAATACGCCAGGAAGAACCGTCGAGGACTCTAAACGTGGTCTTGAACACGGTGTAAATCCTTCTCGAACCGGGAGACAGTGTCTTTATCGGAACTGAGGATCTTGCCACTGTGGGAGATATCATCCTCAGCAAATGCTGTATCTCTCTTTGAGCCCACGGCCCGTAGCAGATTGTGACTCCATAGAATTGCAAGTCGATTCCAAATTCAGGAGGAGCACCATTGTTACCAACTTCAGGGCCCTCCAAAGTTGGATGCGCACCGTGAGGTACTACACCTGGTATATCATAGGAATACGTTAGAACAGTTCTCGGACTCTTGATAATGTTGCTGACTTTTGCATACTCGTGATTCGCAAAATCAAAATGCACTTCATCATAATCCTCTCCGTCTCGATCGAACGTCAGTCCCTTATATAGTCCCAAACCTTTCCATTTAGTCATAAAAGGCTCCGATTCCGTTCCTTTATTATTATGTGATTTATTGTAGAAAGGAATATGCAGAACCTTGACGAAAGTTGCCCACATCCTTGATAGTTtgccatttttgaaagtcgCCTTTTTTCGGTTGTATTCTATATTTTGCCTTATCGAGATATCAATATCGATGAAGTCAACCTGAAAATGCATCTTGTACAAATCTAGCTTCTCCTTAGGTTGGCAAAGATCTACCACACCCCGACCACTTGTACAGCTAGCAATGAGAAGACTTGGGGTGAACTTATTCCCCAAAACAATGGACCCTCGGGACAGTTGCAATTCCATCGGCAGAAATCTCATAAAGattgatttcttctgattATGAAcctcatcaaaaactctgTCATTGATATTTGGAACATCTGAGACCGATGAAGATAATACACTATCTGTCGAGCCTTTATCGTCGCTCCTTTCACTATGGCAGTGAAAGAGCTCTGACATTTCTTGTTTACTCataaacttttcaaattggaCTCTTTCCTCCCTTGAAAACATCTGTATAATATTCTCATAAGCCACAGTCCTATTATAGATGAATATCTCGAATCCCTCACAAAATAGTACAAACCGACACGGCAATGTAATATTCTTCATGGAATTAACATCTTCCTCGCCTACACCAAGACCATCTTTCTGAGAAGATGCCTCCTCATATTGTGATCTTCTAGTAGCCAGCAATCGGTATCTCCATCGTAAACTTCCCTTCAGGATCGATATGGTCTGGTCCTTGCCTATAATGCATAAATTTCTGAACAAGATGCTCCCACTTAAAGGCGCTATTCGCAGTGACTCCACGCTAATCTTGACTTTCCAATGTTTCCATAGGAACCATTCCAACACGAGTGTAATTGCATAGGCAAAAAGCCTTCCCAGGTAGAATATCACCGTCAGCGTAACCACACATAGGAGCACCCAGTCAACCAAAAAAACCCAGCTAAAGTTCCGCTCATTTGAGAGAGATACTCTTTCGAACTGAGATTGACCTTCCATGGCTCTCTAGCTTCTAAGACAGCGGATTAGCATGGTTTCTTTCTCTAAAGTGTGGTGGCTAAAGGTCATCGACTAGCTTTAAAGCGCGAGAACTGTAAAAAGCTAATAGTCAACTATAGTCCAGCTAAGCCAAAAATACACTCGATGTCATTGATTGGCAAACTGCATAGGAGAGTAATTGATCTGGGCTTGGTACCCAAAATTGTGGCTGCTTTGCCgcttctttcaatgctttTCGCAGTAGTGAGCGTTGGTTGGTTGGCGTTGTTGCCCTTGGAGGGCCGTTACAGACGAACTTATATATCTGAGAATGCATTACTACCCTCTCAGGCTTATAGTTATTTCCGAGAAACTGAATGGAATACTTTGAGGGGATACCGTACTCAGATTGAGAGGCTGGCGAACAGTACAAGCCGCGAGAGGAACGAAGAAGTTGCCGGCTGGTTACGTGAATTTGGAGTTAAAACGGCTATCTACCAGGATGAGAAACATGGGGATACACTTTATGGTGTACTACATGCCCAGAGAGGAGATGGAACAGAGGCAGTAATCCTTGCTGCTCCCTGGACGAACGCGGACGGGATGGTCAATCTTAGTGGGGTCTCAATTGGAATTGCATTGACCAGATTCTTCTCTCGTTGGCCTGTTTGGTCTAAAAACATTATCGTTGTGTTAAGCGAGAATCCCAAGGGATCTATGCGGTCCTGGGTCGAAGCATACCACACATCTCTAGATTTGACTGGCGGTTCAATTGAAGCGGCAGTAGTGTTGGATTATCCCGGAGTGAATGATTACTTTGATCATGTTGAGATTCACTACGATGGGTTGAATGGGGAAGAACCCAATCTGGATCTAGTCAACATAGCAATATCCATTACTGAGCATGAAGGAATGAAAGTTTCACTACATGGTGTTTCATGCGACAAGATATCTGATAACGATTTCTGGTCGAGACTTCTGATTATGTTGACCGGCATCAAGAATGCTGCTTTGTCCGGATTGCGTAAAGTTAATGGTAACGAGGCCTTTAGTGGATGGAGAATACAGGCGGTGACACTCAAAGCGCACGGAACAGAAGGTAGACACGATGTAACAACGTTTGGCCGTATTCCAGAAGCTATGTTCAGATCTATTAACAATttacttgaaaaattccatcAATCGTTTTTCTTTTACATTTTATTGGCTCCAAGATACTTCGTCTCGATAAGTAGCTATTTGCCCTGCGCGGTGACACTTTCCATCTCTTTTGCACTAGCATCATTAGATGCTATGATCAACAACAATTATAAAAAGCTTCCCTTGTCGTCAACTTACAATTTATTGTCATTATCAATGTGGTGCATAAGTTTGCTAGGATGCTTTGGAATAGCTCAGTTGTTCCTAAGGTTTGATGCACCTACTATTTTGATTTCATTCAGTGCATTGATATCATTTTTGCCATTACTACtcaaaaagaagatagCAGAACCACTCGCGTACAGGTTAAAATCGGTTGCTTTCTTATTTTTCAGCTTAGTTCTCACATCCTTACTAATGGTGAACTTCTTCCTGGCTTTCGCGATGGGTCTTACCGCCTTCCCCATGACATTAGTGAGAACATCCTCCTTAAACAACTACAGCCTACgcatcaaattgaaaaatagCATACTGCTACTACTGTCCAACCCCTTCATTGCCTCATATATCTTTTGCCAATGCTTTGAACCAGACTTACCAGGGTTTACTGTATTCACAGAGTTTGCAACTGCCTGGAAAGAGCTAGGTTGTTGGACCTGGTTTGTTATTTGCATCGGGTGGCTTCCAAGTTGGTTAATGGTAGCCCTATCAACACTAAACACACAACCAGCACAATTAGACGACcgaaagaagaagtttcagTGAATAATAGTGGTTGATGTCAATTACCGATCCTTCACGTGATATGGTTCGATATTATTTGTAAAGCATATAATaaactcatcgattttAAATCAGACTGTAAAACTAAACTAgttcaatcaattgaggGTCCCTGCTCACTAATAAACTTGTCAATATGGCCAGCAAGAAGCCGACTACATTACAGCGGCGTAATGTATTATTTGATGAAGCCCATAGCGATACACAGGAGGATAAAATACTGGATGAATATAATGGAGTAAAATCTCAATTCTTAGCTCCTTCCATGGGAGAATCGTACAAAGAATATGCCAATTCCTATATGAACATGGAATTGTTGGAAAGAGGCGAAcaagatttgttgaagtaCCAGGAATCAATTAATGGTCAAGTCCTGCATCCAATCTATGAATTGATTAGGACCAATTCTCTCACCCCAGAGACCTTAGCATCAAACAGTGATAAATGGGATAAAGATAGTGCAGAATCCAAGTATATGTTTTTGATGAGGCGATATTATGCAGAGAATGGGATTGTGAGAGATAGAAGGAAAGGTGACAAAATTGTCTGTGAGCCGCTGTGTATATTTGACCTCATAATGTGTGCCCATCTAATGAATGACCATATGACTTATAGACCCATATACACATGTTTGAATAAAATATACTCTAATATTACTCGAGATTTTGTTCAAATGGCGGTAAGATATTGTTCAAGCTGTAATCCTGATGGACATTTTAGACCGTTGGAAAAATACAGACATAAGAATATCTTTAAAGGATTACTACCATTAGAAAGGGTTCATATTGAGATTTTCGAGGTGTTTGATAATGAGTCCATCTCTAACAAATTCACAAATGTTCTTTACTGCAGAGATTATCATACTAGGTTTGTATGGCTCGCACCATTGAAGAataccaaattcaagcatCTCGTTTCAGCGGTTGGGACGTTATTACTAGGCATGACTTACGTCCCGATCTTTATGGAATCCAGCACGCTCGACAAACAAGATTTATTTGACATATGCGAACAACTGTGTGGAAAGTATAATATGAAACTTGGACTAGGTGCGAACAGCTCTTCACAGTTCCATATTAACGGTATtaagaggatgaagaaattgctaAATACACGGAAGGTCGATTGTATCTCAGACTGGAACATGTGCTTAAGATACGGTCCCTATCACTTGAACAGACGCCATAACACCTTAGCAGGAGGAATACCCAATGATCTCCTTTACCATTCTGACCATACCAACAGAAAACATTTTAGGCCGAAGCAAGAGATGATCATTGATGAGCTGCCGGCCCAAAATGTGGTACATGTTAATAAGGGCCTGCTTTACCTGGAAGACGAAAATTCGGAcgtctttgaagaagaagaagagcaagatgATAATGAGAGCGATGATAGTGAGATGAGTCCAGGCCTACCACCAGGAAGAATCATAAATAGTGCTACGCAGACCCCGGAGAGGAGTGTGGAGGCCATGCACCATAGTCCCGAGATTTCTGAGCCTAATACATCTTTTTACCAAGAGTTGGTTTCCCCGTCCAAGAAAAGATCTCGATTAGCGCAGTAATGATAGATAATGTGAACTTTGTGCCAATAGTTTTAATTAATATTTGTTACAAAGACTCGGTGACTCAGTCACGATACTGGTCGTAGAATTTCTTATGGAAATCCTCCCATTTCTTAATCCATTCAGTTCCTGGAGCCAAGAAAGTGGTTCTCAAGTGGTAAGTACCTGGTTCTTGACCAAAACCAGAACCTGGAACCGTGCAAATACCCGTAGCTTCCAATAGCTTTTGACAGTAAAACTCGTCCGGAGTCTTTTCTAAATGCTGAGCGGCTTGAATTGCTTTATAAGGCAATTTGATTTGTGGGAAGAGGTACATAGCACCTCTTGGTTTTTGACATTCGATACCCTCCAATGAGTTGAAAGTATCATGCAACAGACCAGCTCTATGATCCAATTCTTCGTGAATCATCTCGCGCTCCTTCCTGTCTTGTTCGTAAGACTCATCGCCCGGTTTTGGAGGACATACCATTAGATCTACCAAAGCTTGGCCAGTGACCACTGGACATAGCGAGATGGAAGCCAATTTCAATACCACTTGTCTAATTTCATGCGTGAAACCTGTTAGTTCCATGTAACCACCTCTTTGACCACACTCACCGGAAACACCCTTGGAGGTGGAATGCAGCGATACCAATTGAACGTTATCGTAAATACCAGGATGTTCCTTTTGTAATTGTCTCAGGACCTTTTTCATGGAATGGAACTCAGATCCAGCAAAGATATTCTCCTGGTAAACTTCATCTGCAATCACCACGATACCGTATTTGGCAGCAACTTGGAATATCTTCTCTATGGCTTCAACAGAAAGCACCGAACCGGTTGGATTACCAGGGTTTATCACGACAAGCACCGATGGGCGAATTCCACTTTCGATGGATTCGGTTACAACACCTTCAATCTCTGCGGTATTAGTGGACCAACCAGactcttcatccaaataGTAAGGTAGTACATGCGAGTTGTTAAGTGCTAGAGTAGCAGTGTAAAGCGGATATTGTGGGATTGGAATCAGTACACCCGTCTCTTGACCTCTACAAAGAATGGATAACAAATACGAGACAGCTGCAGAAGCACCTGCAGTCAAGAAGATATCTTCTGGGTAAGCTGGTTCCCCACTGTCTCTTTCTGTAATAAAATCAGCGACTGTCTTTCTAATTCCATAGACACCCTGGGAACTAGAGTAAGCCCCAACAGACCCTCCAACGTCTCTCAAAATCCTCTTAGCACGTTCAATGGCATCCCTCTTGAAAACGCCCTTAGaaatcaattcttcttcaccttgcTCAAGAACTTCTGGATACTGAAGTATCGACAGCACCTGTCTGTAAAAACTCAGTGGTTTCTGATTTAACTGCTGTGGATTACCGATGTTAGCATTGACAATCTTATCAAAAGGCAGACTCGATGGATCACGtttcaattgttcctgTAGTTCTTCTGCTCTCATAGGAATGGACCCTCTGACGGCATATTTAGCCTTCAACACGTTCTCATTCAAGTCTCGCACAGTTAAACTCTCTGCTGGATAGAAATCCTGATGGCATTTTTTATGGTAAATATGATGCAACCCAGCAGCAGTGGAACTAGTGGATCTAGCCCGTTTAATATTCATATAGGAACGACCAAGGCCGCTGCGACCTTGCAGGGTGGTCGTAATGGTATGTGGCATAGCAGAAGCTCTAGAAATTAGTCCAACGGAGGTAGACCGCATGTAACAACGTTGGGTCACTGCAATGGAAGACATCttggttcaattgaattgatGGGAAGCTCTTATACCGTGAACAACTGACAGTGACTCACTGAGTTTCCCACTGCTCAGAGTGATTTACGCTCGGTaaggtgaaaaaagaggtgaaaatttgaaaattccCTCCAAGAGTTTGACAAAATGAACCAAGTAGAACTAAGCTAGACGATTCTCTGTAACGGTTTAGTCCCTATTATATAGCTGTAAATCCATCGAcaaagttcaattgaaccttGAGTGCCCTGCGAACGGCGAGTTCCAGATGAGCCAAGATAATCGGCGACCAACTGCCAGCAGCACTGTGATCGGAACAAAGTGTCCGATCGATAGCGCGGGCGATGAACTACGACGGTAGTTCGAAGCACTGTCAGGTTATAGATTCGGAAGGTCGTAGTGGCTTTATCGTGAGTAGCAGCTGGCAGCTGGCAGCTGGCTGCGAGAGTTCTGGTCTTGGCgtggtcaattgaatctAGTTCTCAGAGATGAGATTAGTCAATTGGAGTCGATGAGCAATCGCTGAGTGGCAAGTAGGTCATTTCACCTGATGGGTCGTGTTTAAGTTTTTCATTTGTATTAGTAGCTCATCACCTCTTTAACCAACTTGCAACCTGTAGTTATCGCTTAAAAAAGGCAAAAAGCTCTTATGTCGACTCTGTATGAGATTCTAGGTGTCGAAATAGATGCTACTCAGttggagatcaagaaggccTATAGAAAGGCTGCTCTACAACACCATCCGGACAAAGTAGCCGATGAATCCTTGAGAGAGGAGAGTGAAGTaagattcaaagagattgcaGCAGCCTATGAAGTGTTGGgtgatgaggaaaagagaGCTAGGTATGATAAGTACGGTGATGCAGATGGttcagatttcttcaatggacCGAACGAATTCGAGGATGCAGCTTTTATGAACTTCTTCCACAGCTTTGGTTCTAATCCTCAAAATGCTTATGATCACTATGGAGAACAGAAAGTTGATCGGTCAGCAGACGTCCAAGTGCCCTTGAACGTCTCAATGGCCGATTGTTATAATGGtaagagcttcaaatttcagtCTAAGCGCACCCTTGTGTGTGATCGATGCCTGGGGTCCGGTTGGCGTAGAAGAAATGACCATGTAGTACCGCCTCCTCAGGTCGAATGTAAAAAGTGCGGTGGCCAAGGTTTTAAGCAGCGGATTAGACGATTGGCTCCTGGATTCGCTACTACAGAGAATATAACCTGCCCTACTTGTGATGGGAAGGGCAAATGTGCCTCGAAGCCTAATAACGATAAGAACAAATGCAAAAAGTGTGTTGGCACAGGTGTAACCACAGAGTCCAAATCACTGACAGTTTCCCTGCCAAGAGGATCTCGTCAGGATGATCAGATAGTGCTAAAGGGCGAGGCAGATCAGGAGGTCGGTAAGTCACAAACCGGTAATCTAGTCTTTACTATAAAAGAGGGAAC
Above is a window of Torulaspora delbrueckii CBS 1146 chromosome 6, complete genome DNA encoding:
- the FOB1 gene encoding replication fork barrier binding protein FOB1 (similar to Saccharomyces cerevisiae FOB1 (YDR110W); ancestral locus Anc_8.262); the protein is MASKKPTTLQRRNVLFDEAHSDTQEDKILDEYNGVKSQFLAPSMGESYKEYANSYMNMELLERGEQDLLKYQESINGQVLHPIYELIRTNSLTPETLASNSDKWDKDSAESKYMFLMRRYYAENGIVRDRRKGDKIVCEPLCIFDLIMCAHLMNDHMTYRPIYTCLNKIYSNITRDFVQMAVRYCSSCNPDGHFRPLEKYRHKNIFKGLLPLERVHIEIFEVFDNESISNKFTNVLYCRDYHTRFVWLAPLKNTKFKHLVSAVGTLLLGMTYVPIFMESSTLDKQDLFDICEQLCGKYNMKLGLGANSSSQFHINGIKRMKKLLNTRKVDCISDWNMCLRYGPYHLNRRHNTLAGGIPNDLLYHSDHTNRKHFRPKQEMIIDELPAQNVVHVNKGLLYLEDENSDVFEEEEEQDDNESDDSEMSPGLPPGRIINSATQTPERSVEAMHHSPEISEPNTSFYQELVSPSKKRSRLAQ
- the XDJ1 gene encoding Xdj1p (similar to Saccharomyces cerevisiae XDJ1 (YLR090W); ancestral locus Anc_8.264), whose product is MSTLYEILGVEIDATQLEIKKAYRKAALQHHPDKVADESLREESEVRFKEIAAAYEVLGDEEKRARYDKYGDADGSDFFNGPNEFEDAAFMNFFHSFGSNPQNAYDHYGEQKVDRSADVQVPLNVSMADCYNGKSFKFQSKRTLVCDRCLGSGWRRRNDHVVPPPQVECKKCGGQGFKQRIRRLAPGFATTENITCPTCDGKGKCASKPNNDKNKCKKCVGTGVTTESKSLTVSLPRGSRQDDQIVLKGEADQEVGKSQTGNLVFTIKEGTECPEGVDLQRHGFDLITHLTLSLAEAITGFSKTLTKTLDGRILQLQIPPGKVIRPGNIIQIPHEGWPIDTTTSGDLYVVVHIEFPPDNWFSERSDLTQVKNVLPGETNNNAAVEDDPGNTETVTNINIVEEIPDPSQDDRFRSRDDDKANDFPGCAQQ
- the ALT2 gene encoding alanine transaminase ALT2 (similar to Saccharomyces cerevisiae YDR111C and YLR089C; ancestral locus Anc_8.263), giving the protein MSSIAVTQRCYMRSTSVGLISRASAMPHTITTTLQGRSGLGRSYMNIKRARSTSSTAAGLHHIYHKKCHQDFYPAESLTVRDLNENVLKAKYAVRGSIPMRAEELQEQLKRDPSSLPFDKIVNANIGNPQQLNQKPLSFYRQVLSILQYPEVLEQGEEELISKGVFKRDAIERAKRILRDVGGSVGAYSSSQGVYGIRKTVADFITERDSGEPAYPEDIFLTAGASAAVSYLLSILCRGQETGVLIPIPQYPLYTATLALNNSHVLPYYLDEESGWSTNTAEIEGVVTESIESGIRPSVLVVINPGNPTGSVLSVEAIEKIFQVAAKYGIVVIADEVYQENIFAGSEFHSMKKVLRQLQKEHPGIYDNVQLVSLHSTSKGVSGECGQRGGYMELTGFTHEIRQVVLKLASISLCPVVTGQALVDLMVCPPKPGDESYEQDRKEREMIHEELDHRAGLLHDTFNSLEGIECQKPRGAMYLFPQIKLPYKAIQAAQHLEKTPDEFYCQKLLEATGICTVPGSGFGQEPGTYHLRTTFLAPGTEWIKKWEDFHKKFYDQYRD
- the GAA1 gene encoding GPI-anchor transamidase subunit GAA1 (similar to Saccharomyces cerevisiae GAA1 (YLR088W); ancestral locus Anc_8.261); this translates as MSLIGKLHRRVIDLGLVPKIVAALPLLSMLFAVVSVGWLALLPLEGRYRRTYISENALLPSQAYSYFRETEWNTLRGYRTQIERLANSTSRERNEEVAGWLREFGVKTAIYQDEKHGDTLYGVLHAQRGDGTEAVILAAPWTNADGMVNLSGVSIGIALTRFFSRWPVWSKNIIVVLSENPKGSMRSWVEAYHTSLDLTGGSIEAAVVLDYPGVNDYFDHVEIHYDGLNGEEPNLDLVNIAISITEHEGMKVSLHGVSCDKISDNDFWSRLLIMLTGIKNAALSGLRKVNGNEAFSGWRIQAVTLKAHGTEGRHDVTTFGRIPEAMFRSINNLLEKFHQSFFFYILLAPRYFVSISSYLPCAVTLSISFALASLDAMINNNYKKLPLSSTYNLLSLSMWCISLLGCFGIAQLFLRFDAPTILISFSALISFLPLLLKKKIAEPLAYRLKSVAFLFFSLVLTSLLMVNFFLAFAMGLTAFPMTLVRTSSLNNYSLRIKLKNSILLLLSNPFIASYIFCQCFEPDLPGFTVFTEFATAWKELGCWTWFVICIGWLPSWLMVALSTLNTQPAQLDDRKKKFQ